In the Pseudothauera hydrothermalis genome, one interval contains:
- a CDS encoding DUF2970 domain-containing protein — protein sequence MNKMPEPTRQAGFFATMKAVLWSFVGIRRRHDARHDADSLDPKAVIVAGLLGGVIFVLALVGVVSWIVR from the coding sequence ATGAACAAAATGCCGGAACCGACCCGACAAGCCGGCTTTTTCGCCACCATGAAAGCGGTGCTGTGGTCCTTCGTCGGCATCCGCAGGCGGCATGACGCCCGGCACGACGCTGACTCGCTCGATCCCAAGGCGGTCATCGTTGCCGGACTGCTGGGCGGGGTGATTTTTGTGCTGGCGCTGGTCGGGGTGGTGAGCTGGATCGTGCGGTGA
- a CDS encoding cytochrome c oxidase assembly protein, whose protein sequence is MSTAATENRRLLVRLVISAVVMFGFGFMLVPFYEKICEVTGINNLLKPDRVAENTQVDRSRWVTVQFDANVHDLPWRFTPRQSALRVHPGELVQVDYEVTNTRDYPVAGQAVPSYGPQQAGQYFRKLDCFCFTQQTLAPGEQRVMPVVFVIDPALPADVSVITLSYTFFEIAGRRLSQSGGKPPGST, encoded by the coding sequence ATGAGCACAGCAGCCACCGAAAACCGCCGGCTGCTGGTGCGCTTGGTGATCTCGGCGGTGGTGATGTTCGGCTTCGGCTTCATGCTGGTGCCTTTCTACGAAAAAATCTGCGAAGTCACCGGCATCAATAACCTGCTCAAGCCCGACCGGGTCGCGGAGAACACCCAGGTCGACCGCTCGCGCTGGGTCACGGTGCAGTTCGACGCCAACGTCCATGATCTGCCCTGGCGGTTTACCCCGCGCCAGTCGGCGTTGCGGGTGCATCCGGGCGAATTGGTACAGGTCGACTACGAAGTCACCAACACGCGCGACTATCCGGTGGCCGGCCAAGCGGTACCAAGCTATGGCCCGCAACAAGCCGGCCAATACTTCCGCAAGCTCGATTGCTTCTGTTTTACCCAGCAGACGCTAGCGCCCGGCGAGCAGCGTGTCATGCCGGTGGTCTTTGTCATCGACCCGGCGCTGCCGGCCGATGTGAGCGTGATCACGCTCTCGTACACCTTCTTCGAGATCGCCGGGCGCCGCCTCTCACAAAGCGGCGGCAAACCGCCGGGCAGTACATGA
- the ctaD gene encoding cytochrome c oxidase subunit I, whose product MSAVIQDPLHDHHHQPVASGLMRWITTTNHKDIGTMYLIFSFIMFLSGGVMALTIRAELFQPGLQVVQPELFNQLTTMHGLVMVFGAIMPAFVGFANWQIPLMIGASDMAFARMNNWSFWLLPPAAILLIGSFFVPGGATAAGWTLYAPLSVQMGMGMDMAIFAIHIMGISSIMGAINIVVTILNMRAPGMTLMKMPLFCWTWLITAYLLIAVMPVLAGAVTMILTDRHFGTSFFNAAGGGDPVMYQHIFWFFGHPEVYIMILPAFGIISQIIPAFARKPLFGYASMVYATASIAILSFVVWAHHMFTTGMPVTGQLFFMYATMLIAVPTGVKVFNWVATMWRGALSFETPMLWAVGFIFVFTMGGFTGLICAIAPIDIQVQDTYYVVAHFHYVLVAGSLFALFAGAYYWLPKWTGIMPSERLGKLHFWCSIVFFNITFFPMHFLGLAGMPRRIPDYALQFADFNALASVGAFGFGLSQLIFIAVAVRCARGIGERATAKPWDGAEGLEWTVPSPAPHHTFETAPVVR is encoded by the coding sequence ATGTCGGCCGTCATCCAGGACCCGCTGCACGACCACCATCATCAGCCCGTCGCCTCCGGGCTGATGCGCTGGATCACCACTACCAATCACAAGGACATCGGCACGATGTACCTGATTTTCAGCTTCATTATGTTCCTCTCCGGGGGAGTGATGGCGCTGACGATCCGCGCCGAGCTGTTCCAACCTGGCTTGCAGGTGGTGCAACCCGAACTATTCAACCAACTCACCACCATGCATGGCCTGGTGATGGTGTTCGGCGCCATCATGCCGGCCTTCGTCGGCTTTGCGAACTGGCAAATTCCGCTGATGATCGGCGCCAGCGACATGGCTTTCGCGCGCATGAACAATTGGAGCTTTTGGTTGCTGCCACCGGCGGCAATCTTGCTGATCGGCTCCTTCTTCGTACCTGGCGGGGCCACCGCCGCCGGCTGGACGCTGTACGCGCCGCTCTCGGTGCAGATGGGCATGGGCATGGACATGGCGATCTTCGCCATCCATATCATGGGCATTAGCTCCATCATGGGCGCGATCAACATCGTGGTGACCATCCTCAACATGCGCGCGCCCGGCATGACCCTGATGAAGATGCCGCTGTTTTGCTGGACCTGGCTGATCACCGCCTACCTCTTGATCGCGGTGATGCCGGTGCTGGCCGGCGCGGTAACCATGATCCTCACCGATCGCCACTTCGGAACCAGTTTCTTCAACGCCGCCGGCGGTGGCGATCCGGTGATGTACCAGCACATTTTCTGGTTCTTCGGCCATCCGGAGGTGTACATCATGATCCTGCCGGCCTTTGGCATCATCAGCCAGATCATCCCCGCCTTCGCCAGAAAGCCCCTGTTCGGTTACGCCTCCATGGTGTACGCCACCGCCTCGATCGCCATCCTGTCCTTCGTGGTGTGGGCGCACCACATGTTCACAACCGGCATGCCGGTGACCGGACAGCTTTTTTTCATGTACGCCACGATGCTAATCGCCGTGCCCACCGGGGTCAAAGTGTTCAACTGGGTGGCCACCATGTGGCGCGGGGCGTTGAGCTTTGAGACCCCCATGCTATGGGCGGTAGGCTTCATTTTCGTGTTTACCATGGGCGGCTTCACCGGACTGATTTGCGCCATCGCACCGATCGACATCCAGGTGCAGGACACCTATTACGTGGTCGCCCATTTCCACTACGTGTTGGTGGCCGGCAGCCTGTTCGCGCTGTTTGCCGGCGCCTACTACTGGCTGCCCAAGTGGACCGGCATCATGCCCAGCGAGCGTTTGGGCAAGCTGCATTTTTGGTGCTCCATCGTGTTCTTCAATATCACCTTTTTCCCGATGCATTTTCTCGGGCTGGCCGGCATGCCGCGCCGCATCCCCGACTACGCGCTGCAGTTTGCCGACTTCAACGCCCTGGCTTCGGTGGGTGCCTTCGGCTTTGGTCTCTCGCAGCTCATTTTCATAGCCGTGGCGGTGCGCTGCGCGCGCGGCATCGGAGAGCGCGCCACCGCCAAGCCCTGGGACGGCGCCGAAGGGCTGGAATGGACCGTGCCCTCGCCCGCGCCGCACCACACCTTTGAAACCGCGCCGGTGGTGCGCTGA
- the coxB gene encoding cytochrome c oxidase subunit II yields MVLAARIAGSTLFLGASLAPAGRALAQSRYNLQPPVTEVAGQIYDLHTLMLIICLVIFVGVFGVMFWAVFRHRKSRGAVAANFHENTAVEIAWTVVPVLILLGMAWPATKTVIAMKDTSDPDLTIKATGYQWKWGYDYLQGEGAGIRLVSNLSTPREQIEGTAPKGEAYLLEVDNPLVVPVGKKVRILTTAADVIHSWWVPAFGVKQDAIPGFIRDTWFRAEQEGIYRGNCAELCGRDHGFMPIEVHVVSAEAYSAWVGARQAASAAGAADDSREFALAELMARGATVYATHCAACHQANGQGLPPAFPALDGSPVVQGEPATQIAVVLEGRPGTAMASFGKLLSDADIAAAITYTRNSWSNHSGQAVQPKDIAAARGG; encoded by the coding sequence ATGGTTCTTGCCGCTCGCATTGCAGGGTCGACGCTTTTCCTCGGCGCTTCACTCGCCCCGGCTGGCCGGGCGCTTGCGCAAAGTCGCTACAACCTTCAGCCCCCGGTCACTGAGGTAGCCGGACAAATCTACGACTTACACACGCTGATGCTGATCATCTGCCTGGTGATCTTCGTCGGCGTGTTCGGCGTGATGTTTTGGGCGGTTTTCCGCCACCGCAAGTCGCGCGGTGCGGTCGCGGCAAACTTTCATGAAAACACCGCGGTGGAGATCGCCTGGACCGTAGTCCCGGTGCTGATCCTGCTCGGCATGGCCTGGCCGGCGACCAAGACCGTGATCGCCATGAAAGACACCTCCGACCCGGACCTCACCATCAAAGCTACCGGCTACCAATGGAAATGGGGTTACGACTATCTGCAGGGCGAGGGGGCCGGCATCCGCCTGGTGTCCAATTTGTCCACGCCACGCGAGCAAATCGAAGGCACCGCGCCCAAGGGAGAAGCCTACCTGCTGGAAGTCGACAACCCGCTGGTGGTGCCGGTGGGCAAAAAAGTGCGCATCCTCACCACTGCTGCGGATGTCATCCATTCCTGGTGGGTGCCGGCCTTTGGCGTCAAGCAGGACGCCATCCCCGGCTTCATCCGCGACACCTGGTTCCGCGCCGAGCAAGAAGGCATCTACCGCGGCAACTGTGCCGAACTGTGCGGACGCGACCACGGTTTCATGCCGATCGAAGTGCACGTGGTTTCCGCCGAAGCCTATAGCGCCTGGGTGGGCGCACGTCAGGCGGCGTCGGCTGCGGGCGCCGCCGACGACAGCCGGGAATTTGCCTTGGCCGAACTGATGGCACGGGGGGCCACGGTCTATGCCACCCACTGCGCCGCCTGTCATCAAGCCAATGGCCAGGGACTGCCACCGGCCTTCCCCGCATTGGACGGCTCTCCAGTGGTCCAGGGCGAACCCGCCACCCAGATTGCCGTGGTGCTGGAGGGCCGCCCCGGCACCGCGATGGCTTCCTTCGGCAAGCTACTCTCCGACGCCGACATCGCCGCCGCAATTACCTACACCCGCAACAGCTGGAGCAATCACAGCGGCCAAGCCGTGCAGCCCAAAGATATTGCCGCGGCACGTGGGGGCTGA
- a CDS encoding M48 family metallopeptidase gives MRSSCRRRSRLEIVYARLARRLTRVALAGCLAVALVVAGGLGLAIWALQAGWYAEQATWRTLYGLGAALTIAAVGYLLVLVQVPAPQPRGIPLAPSVAGALHYRIDKLAQRLGLPPPDGVWITDEMNAAVLQRPRWGCVGRIESHLMIGLPLAHCLSRRQFLAVLAHEFGHLVVQRQAAWGAFGAHLRAWWLRLADRIAVRHTWLESWLDRRWRGYTLGMFRLARLEEFAADALAARLVGRRLLGETLVEMSAKDRFLREDYWPKVLAQCSTAPEPRFRPFREMGLGVSAGFNAHSVVNVGFGEGEDGAVSLHPSPAQRLRALRVPTCAAVPPERSAATHYLSDLLPRLSWAFDRHWWRLAGRYWRRSYRLARGERQRAARRG, from the coding sequence ATGCGTTCGTCTTGCCGCCGGCGGTCTCGGCTTGAAATCGTCTATGCCCGGCTCGCGCGCCGGCTGACCAGGGTTGCGCTGGCCGGTTGTTTGGCCGTGGCGCTGGTGGTGGCCGGCGGTCTGGGGCTGGCGATCTGGGCGCTACAGGCCGGCTGGTATGCCGAACAGGCCACCTGGCGCACACTGTACGGGCTGGGGGCAGCGCTCACGATTGCAGCCGTTGGCTATCTCTTGGTGCTTGTACAGGTCCCGGCTCCGCAGCCGCGCGGAATCCCGCTCGCGCCGAGCGTGGCGGGCGCGTTGCACTACCGCATCGATAAGCTCGCGCAGCGCTTGGGGCTGCCGCCGCCCGACGGTGTTTGGATCACCGATGAGATGAACGCTGCGGTGCTGCAGCGCCCGCGCTGGGGGTGTGTGGGGCGCATCGAGTCTCATCTGATGATCGGGCTGCCGCTGGCGCATTGCCTGTCGCGGCGGCAGTTTCTTGCCGTGCTGGCGCACGAGTTCGGTCATCTGGTGGTGCAGCGGCAGGCGGCATGGGGCGCGTTCGGGGCGCATCTGCGCGCCTGGTGGCTGCGGTTGGCCGACCGGATCGCGGTGCGTCATACCTGGCTCGAGTCCTGGCTGGATCGACGCTGGCGTGGTTACACCCTGGGAATGTTCCGCTTAGCGCGGCTGGAGGAGTTCGCTGCCGATGCGCTGGCGGCGCGCTTGGTCGGCCGGCGCTTATTGGGCGAGACCTTGGTGGAAATGTCGGCCAAGGACCGTTTTTTGCGCGAGGACTATTGGCCCAAGGTGCTGGCGCAGTGCAGCACTGCGCCAGAGCCGCGCTTTCGGCCGTTTCGTGAAATGGGCTTGGGGGTGAGCGCGGGGTTCAATGCACACAGCGTGGTCAATGTTGGTTTTGGCGAAGGCGAGGACGGCGCGGTATCGCTGCATCCTTCCCCGGCCCAACGCCTGCGCGCACTGCGGGTGCCCACCTGCGCCGCGGTGCCCCCCGAGCGTTCGGCGGCCACCCACTACTTGTCCGATTTGCTGCCGCGGCTGTCCTGGGCCTTCGACCGCCATTGGTGGCGGCTGGCCGGCCGCTACTGGCGGCGCAGCTACCGCCTGGCCCGTGGTGAGCGGCAGCGCGCTGCCCGACGGGGCTGA